Proteins found in one Misgurnus anguillicaudatus chromosome 3, ASM2758022v2, whole genome shotgun sequence genomic segment:
- the LOC141355299 gene encoding uncharacterized protein codes for MGLTTTTISPLTTKVSRVTAFQQQIDSAVVTSTLTFNYLSPVPSEAHVLRAIKTLRDSRESKLDKSLKLLNVTYNKISETSYELIFEFNLSNISTSNSHVRKGNPAEQVQNAINAALNTLLNDPQKTPFVATLSNVTTKEQQIEVFMNHVFMETDDIQPVSFLNELRSLNSLTTTPTPTILVKVLIYIKLVFKTRGHIPSESAVLQVANKLLDKRLRSKRDLTVQKLSDPVSFVNITYTKISDNSYALKFGFEISNVRVNEKVELRDGTYKLIQDSINKLLNEILSDPTATPFVFNQANFT; via the exons ATGG GTCTGACCACAACAACAATTTCTCCCCTGACAACAAAAGTCTCCCGTGTGACGGCTTTCCAGCAGCA AATTGATTCTGCAGTGGTGACGAGCACATTGACGTTCAACTACTTATCTCCAGTCCCCAGTGAAGCTCATGTGCTCCGTGCTATCAAAACTCTCAGGGACTCCAGAGAGTCAAAACTTGATAAATCACTCAAGCTGTTGAATGTGACCTATAACA AAATCTCAGAGACCTCCTATGAGCTCATCTTTGAATTTAATCTGAGTAACATCAGCACCTCAAACAGTCATGTGCGTAAAGGCAACCCTGCCGAGCAAGTTCAGAATGCTATCAATGCTGCG ctCAACACTCTTCTGAATGATCCACAAAAAACACCATTTGTTGCTACACTCTCCAACGTCAC GACAAAAGAACAACAGATTGAGGTTTTCATGAACCATGTCTTTATGGAAACAGATGATATACAACCTGTCAGTTTTCTGAATGAGCTTCGTTCACTAAACA GCTTAACAACAACTCCAACTCCAACTAT ACTTGTGAAAGTACTCATTTACATCAAGCTTGTTTTTAAAACAAGAGGCCACATACCAAGCGAGAGCGCTGTTCTACAGGTTGCCAACAAGCTGCTGGACAAACGTCTAAGAAGCAAACGAGACCTGACAGTACAAAAACTCAGTGATCCTGTGAGCTTTGTGAATATCACCTATACAA AAATTTCTGATAACTCGTATGCCCTAAAATTTGGATTTGAAATCAGCAATGTTAGAGTGAATGAAAAGGTTGAACTCAGAGACGGCACATACAAGTTAATCCAGGACTCCATAAATAAACTG CTGAACGAAATCTTAAGTGACCCAACAGCCACTCCATTTGTGTTCAATCAGGCCAATTTTACGTAA